The segment tgaggcaggagaatagcttgaacccagggggcggacgttgcagtgagctgagattgtgcgattgcactgcagcctgggcaacaagagcgaaactccgtctcaaaaaataaataaataaaaataaaagcacaaacttTAGAGTGGATGCTTTGATCTCATTTCTCACAACCTATGCATGTGTGACCCCCAGCAAATGCCTAAGgagtctgagcctcagtttccccatctgtcaagTGGCAGCTGCCTCCTATCCACTTGAGGCACATATggcaaggccctgggcccagcacGGGGTGCACCCTGATTCCTGGAAGCCCTGCTCATCCTGGGGGAGGTGGCGTCGGACTTTGCATCTAGGAGATGAGGAGGCTTTGGAGAAACAAGCAGGAACCGCCACGGCACCCCAGCGCTGCCCGTCAGAGAAGTAGTTGGTCCATCTTACAGAGGGAGAGAGGTTGGTGTTCAAAACCACATGCCGTCCTCCCGATGAGCTATCGCCAGTGTGCAGGATTCTGGCCTCCAGGAGCCTCCCTGCCCACCATCTTCAGATGAAGAATGTTCTGGGCTTCAAGGCAGCACCAAAGTATCAGTGAAGCAGGGGAAGggtgaacacctactgtgtgcccggCGCTGGGCCAACTTTGCACACGACCCTCATTTAAGCAGCCTGTCTTGGCAGCTAGCTGAACCCAGTGAGCATTGATGCACTGTCTTCTCTGTGTCTGAGAGGAGCTGTAGGGGCCAGAGAGGGTAAGCGAGGCTGTCCTGGACTCAGGAACCCGAGTACCACCAGGGGAAGGGGCATGACCACACTAGCTACAGTCCCAGGTGGggtcaggtgtgtgccaccagacACAACATAAACCAGGTATGGTGGAGCCAGGAGGGGAGCAGGCCCTGGCCAGAGCATCTTGCTTGAGGCCTCAGTGTGGTTTGCACTGAGCAGACCTGGGTTTCGCCCATGCCCCACCAGCAAGTGGCTTTACCCTGCAcatgtttccttatctgtaaataaaTAGCGTATTTCTCACCTGGTTGCTAAGGAGACTAAATGGGAAAAGCACACGTCAAACATTCAGATCAGGGCTTGGCCCATAAACGCTTAAAACTGTGTTGCTCATCATCATTGTTGGGCCAGTTTGGTGATCAGGATGGGTTGTGGTTAGCAGGGAGGCTGAGGTCTGAGCCTGGAGGGGGATGCAGGAGCTTAGGCTACTCAAAGGGGAGGCTTTTCCAAGGAGACTTGGCTGGGTGGGGCTGACTTTCTGGCTACCCTTGGGAGGGTGGAAACCTCCTTACCTGCAGCTCTGGCAAGCTGGGGCCCTCCGCAGCGCTCCTGCTCCCCAGGGGGCCCATCTGCTCCAGGCCTGCCAGAGTTGCGGTCGCTGGTCCTCTTGTCACTTTGATCTTTGGCCACTGGGTGGAGGTGCAGGCAGGTCTGGGCAGCTGGACCGGGCTCTGGGACTGCAGTGTAGGGCTGTGTCCATTGAATGGGGTGGCCTCGGCCCAGCCTTCTGGCTGGCTGTGTAACCCCTGCTCAGGGACATCCTTTGTGCCTGGGGGACCCAGCTCTGGCCCTAAAGCCCTGGCCGGGTCATCCCTGTGTCCAGCTGGGTCCTTGCGGGGCAGCCTGGCCTGCAGGAGCTCCAAGAGGCCCTCCCAGTCCAGGCTGGGGAGACGGGCCCAGGCCCCCTCTCCTGGTACCCTGAGAAGGCCAAGCAGATCCCTCCAGTCAAGCTCGGGTCGCCTCTCAGAGCCATGCGGGTATGGACACGCTCCCTCTGCCCCCCAGCCCACAGCAGTGGGTGTCCCAGGGTGCCAAGATTGTGAGGACTCTGCGGGGCCTCCCCAGTTCTCAGGGGGGCTCGTGAGTGGGCTTCTCTTCCCTAGTTCTCTGGGGAGCTCATGAGTGGGCTTCTCCTCCCAGGCCTCTGGCTGCCCCCAGCTCTCCCTGTACTCCCTGGGAGTGCCCCCCGATGTTCCCTCCGGGGCTTTGGCTGCCCCCAGGCTGGgctctccacatccccaccagcccccagggcccaggcctccctcctggctCCTCTCCAGGTGTCTATGAAGGCCCTGGGACCCTGGCGGTTCCTCCTGACTCTGCCACGCCCCCAGAGGCTGTTTTGGGCCTGCTTGGCCACTCTCCAGAGGTCTCTGTGTCCACAGCTCCCTCTCAGGGGTCCTGGCTGATGTGCTGGGGGGTGGCGGGGACCCCTGGAGCCGCCGGTCTCCCTCAGGTCTCTTCTCAGGACTCCGAGGATGAGGGGGCTCTGCTTGGCTCCGCCGAGTCAGTTCTGCCTGTTTGGCAGGGAGCTTGGTCACCTGGGAATGAGGTGAGGGGGTGGGTGAGCCTCTCTCTCTGGGGACCTGGCAGCTGGCTCTGCCTTTCTTAGGCCCCCAGAGAATCAAGGCTGTGTCCACACAGCAGCCTGGATCAAAGCAGGCCAAAAAGCACACAGGGTCCCTGCCCCACTCCTCGGGGGTCAGCTCCTCCCTTTCACCTGCTTTCCTCAGTTCCAGAAAAAGATCTGCAAAGACCTGCTCACCCCTCTCAAAGATATTGATTCCAACTTGGGCTATCAGGTGCCAGAAACTCCACCACCAATACCCCATTCCATTGAGGTGGGCCTAGCCCTCTGGGTTTGGTTAAAGATACAAATCACCCTGAAAGAGAGGGCCCTTAGAGCCAGATTCTTGCTTCAAGGCTTTCCCTGAAATCTGCTCAAGACAGCAgtatcggccaggcacagtggctcacgcctgtaatcccagcaccctgggaggccaaggtgggcggatcacttgaggtcaggagtgaccagcctggccaacgtggtgaaaccctgtctctattaaaagtacgaaaattagctgggtgtggtggcacgcgcctgtaatcccagctatttgggaggctgaggtaggagaatctcttgaacctgagaggcggaggttgcagtgagccaatattgccccactgcactccagcctgggaaacagagcaagactccatctcaaaaaaaaaaaaaaaaaaagacagcagacTTAGTAAAGGAAGGGGATAGATAGCATGGGACAGGGGCTATCTTCAAAGGATTAATGTGGGGTCTTGCGCATTTTGCCAAGAACTGCTGGCccttggggagaggggagagctgGATCCCTATGATTGGACTCCAACCCTTTCATAGAGGACCTTCCTGTCCAAGCCACCTGCCTGGCTTCTAGCGGGAGGGAAGAGGCAGTGGCCGCCCCTTGGGGTGCGGGGCCCCAGACAGCTGGCAGTGCTCACCTGCCTGCTGGGGGCAGGGCTGGACTGTCTTCGGAGAAGTTGGCTCTGGCCTTGGCTGGGCTGCTGTGACCGTCCCTCGTCCTGGGCCTGGAAGGCCCCCGCTGCCTCGGACTTCCTATGAGCAAATGCAGCCACTCCTCTGAGGGACTGTCCCACTCCCAGCACCCCAGCCCCTCTGCTCCCACCTCCAACAGGAGGAGATGTGGGACAGCCAGGGACCCACTGCAAGCTGGTTGAAGGGCCCTAAGTGAGGATGActctcagggcctcagtttccccttctgaaaaatggggatgGCTAACACTGCTCTATTCTGCCTCATGAGGCTCTTGTGAACATGATGAGAAAAGTGGGGAGTAGAGGCggttgggtggggagggggatctggccctggccctggccctctcCTGTCTCATCCAGTACTTCCTATGACTAACCACCACCCCACCAGCAGCCCACCAGCCACCCCCAGACAAAGGTTAGATTGGTCTTTGCGGGAATtaagatttattgagcacctactgtgtaccaggcactgggcACACAGAATCATAATGACAAAGCATTTATTGAGCGCTTCTTATGTTCCGGGGTGAAGCACTTACATCATGATCACAGCCCACGAGGTGGGATGACACAGCCAGACTGCTGTGTGCCCCCGTGTTCCATTCTTTCTGCCTTTTCCTGTCCATATTGTAAATTttggatttcttttcctttttccctccaaTCACTGTTAACCAACAGAATCCCAGCGCTTAGCCTTGAAAACTCCAGGCCATCCTAGCTGTTGGCAAAAGAGCTCTGAGCAAGATCAGAAGAAACATTCTCCCTGACAACTCCAGAGAGGCCAACATGAACTGTCCaagcaaatgtcttttttttttttttttttttttttttttttttttgagatggagtctcgctctgtcacccaggctggagtgcagtggcgcaatctcagctcactgtaacttccgtctcccgggttcaagtgattctctgccttaacctcccaagtagctgggattacaggcatgagccaccacgcctggccctgggcAAATGTCATTTCTAAGACACTGGGCTTCAGGCGTTATTGACACATCTGATGAAGATCATCTCTAACTTGTGTAAAAAGTCTAGTTCCAGTTAGTTGTCTCCCTTACTAGCTGGGAGGCATGGCTGTTAATGTTTAACGTAGTATCTCTATTGATAGGTAGAAACAGCAAACAGAACCTGGGCATATCTCTCCCTTCCTCTACCTAAGGGGTCACAACAAAAGACCCAACCGCTCCATGAATGTTTATTTTGGTTGGGTCTCAGTTAGCAAATGGAGCCGTGTCTTTGGTGGATGAATTGAACCAGGAAGAGAAGCCTGAAAAAGGCCACCCTGTGGTGGACCCAGAGTGAGGCAGCAAAAAGGGAAGTATGAGGAAACTCTGCTCAGGCCTCCGTAGGCCCTGCCGTCTGTGGTGGGCCTGTGCCTGAGGAACCATGCTGGAACGACACCTTCAAAAGTATGGGATTGGGCagggcgcagtgggtcacgcctgtaatcccagaactttgggaggctgaggcaggcggatggcttgagctcaggagttcaagaccagcctggacaacacagtgaaacccagtctctaaaaatacaaaaattagcccaggtgtggtggttcatgcctctaatcccagcactttgggaggctgaggttggtggatcacttgaggtcaggagttcaagactagcctggtcaacatagtaaaacccaatctctactaaaaatgtaaaacttagccaggcgtggtggcatgtgcctgtaatcccagctactcaggaggctgaggcaggaggatcgcttgaccccaggaggtggaggttgcagtgaaccgagatcgtgccactgcacaccagcctgggcaacatagtgagaccctgtctcaaaaaaaaaaaaaatatggggttgggaggccaggtacagtgtctttacacctgtaattccagcacttgggaaggctgaggtcggaggatcacttgagtcgaggagtttgagacagccctggtaacagaatgagaccttgttctaggaaaaaaaaaaaaatttaaatgagccgggcatggtggtacgtggctgtagtcccagctacttgggaggctgaggtgggaggatcgcttcagcctgggaggttgaagctgcagtgagccatgatcacaccactgcattccagcctgggcgaaagagcaagaccctgtctcaaaaaaaaagtatggggttggagttttttgttgtttcatgTCTTTTGCCAATGTCATTAGAATCAGAGCACAGTAATTTTAGTTGTTAGCAGTTATTGGCAGCTGGTTCAGAGAGGAACCAAAGTTCCCTGGAGGAAGTGTTTCTGAGCTTGAGGGCTCCCCGGGCAGGCTGTCtgtaacctttcttttttttttgagatggagtcttgctctgtcacccaggctggagtgcagtggtgcaatctcagctcactgcaacctccgccttctggtttcaagcgattttcctgcctcagcctcctgagcagctgggattacaggtgtccaccaccatgcccagctaatttttatatttttagtagagaccgggtttcaccatgttggccaggctggtctcatttcaaactcctgacctcaggtgatccacctgcctcgacctcccaaagtcttggcattacaggcgtgagccactgcacccagccaatttgtAATCTAATTTGAGGTGAGTACGTTTCCTTACTCTGTGAGAGCTGAAGGCCTTAGAGTGAACTGTCCCCCGAACTGGGGTATAGGAGCCTCGATGAAGCAAGAGCCCAAACACAACCCAGTGGGCTGTTCCTCCCTAATGGGGAGGATGGGGAGGACAATAGTGGAAACACCCGGTGCAGGGAAGCAAGGCACTTGTGTGTTCTCTTCCGGACGGATGCATTTTCCATATGAACTCCAGCCTGCTTGATGAGCATTCCTCCGGAGAACTCGCCTTCCTTTATTCCCCCCATGTAGAATTGAGAGAAAGGAGCGAGGGACTCAAGAAGATTCTGAAACCCCAACAGAGACCCGGCTTGTCCGATGCTGAAGCAACAGCGTCTCCTCGGGGCCACCTGTTCCCGAGGGTTGGTGTGGCCGCACCAAGCATGACAAAGGAAACATGTTTCCTTCGGAAGCTTAGATGGGCTCTTCGACCTCCAGAGAGAATCAAAGGAGCAAAGCCATCAAGTCTAGCAAATCCAGTGAAGGCTGGGTTTTGAATTCAAATGACCACAGAATGCTACATGACTCTAAGAGATGCCAAAGgcatctaaggaaaaaaaaattaagatcaaGCCAAAACTCCCAATGCTTTGATGTGATAaccttttaagaaaaattttccaGACTTGGGACAATGCTTGGacagagtagatgctcaataaatacatatCGATGaggaaataggagaaaataaaagcacaCTCCTACAGCCACCCGCTCATAAGCTCCAGTCTGTCCCTTACACACACACTACATAGTTTTAAACTTTTCCATATTCAGAGGATGAATGGTTTTCTACTTGGAAAAGGTGccagataaaagtaaaaaatttaattattcagTAAAATTATGAAAACTTCCCTAAAAGGTAAATAAGTTATTTCAAAGAGAGTAGAATTAAATGTATAGGAGTGATCGTGTAAAAACAAATGGTTAATAAAAGTGTAAACATATTTCTCGtttctattattaatataaacaCCTTATCTCTCTGAAATTATcctggaaaaaaggaaagaaaattaattaacTTTGGCTTAAAGACCTTAATGTCCCTGCTGAGTTATTAGTTAAGACAAAGTTAGGAAAATTGACATTAGACCAGAAATAGTAATCATAAAAAGGTCaaagacactttgggaggccaaggtgggagcattgctcgaggccaggagtttgagaccaacctgggcaacaaagtgagactccatctctgcaaaacacagaaaaattagctgggcatagtgatacacgcctgtagtcccagctattgaggaggctgaggtgagagaattgcttcagcctggcagtttgaggccgcagtgagccatgatcacgccactgcactcctgctgggtgacagagcaagaccctgtttcaaaaaaaaaaggtcaggccaggcacagtggctcacgcctgtaatcccagcactttgggaggccgaggtgggcagactgcctgagctcaggagttcaagaccagcctgggcaacaggatgaaaccctgtcgctactaaaaatacaaaaaaattagccggatgtggtggcgtgtgcctgtagtcccagctactcaggaggctgaggcaggagaattgcttgcacccggaaggcagaggttgcagtgagccaagattgcaccactgcactccagcctgggcgacaaagcgagactccgtctccaaacaacaacaaaaaagttaaagaCACCGGAGACTTTCAGGGTGAAACTACTCCATGATGTTACAATGGTGGATACttgtcattatacatttattcAAGCCTATAGGTTGTACatcaccaagagtgaaccctaaacTTTGGGTGATttgtcagtgtaggttcatggattgtaacaaatgtatcaccCTACTGCCCAGTACAGTGGCTcaccagcactgtgagaggccaagaaaggaggatcccttgaggccaggagctggaaaCAAGCATACCTGTCTAGTACAGGATATTGGTAGTGGGAGAGGCTGTGCAGGGAACTCtgcactttctgctcaattttgctgtgaacctaaaactgctctgggtttttgtttttaaggccaAAGAAAGAATTATACTAATGCTGGAGACCATACAGTTGTCATCTGCATACTAAATGATCAAGCTTACTGGAAAAGGAAATTTGAAGAACAAGagataaagtttcttttttttctttttttgagatggagtttcactcttgttgcccaggctggagtgcaatgacgcaatctcagctcactgcaaactccacctcccaaattcagGCAatactgctgcctcagcctcctgagtagctgggactacaggcatgtgccactgcgcccgggtaattttttcttttttctttttttttttttttttgagatggagtctcgctctgtcgcccaggctggagtgcagtggcacgatcttggctcactgcaagctccggtgctgggattacaggagggagccactgcacccagccaagattgATAAGGTTTCTCATGCAGATTCAAATCTAGGAGAAAACTTTCCCAAGGAGCAGCAAAGAGGAATTTTAGATACAAAATATTCCATACCCtttagggtgatggaaatgttctaaagttagattgtggtaatggttgGACAACTtggtaaatatactaaaaattcgTTGAATTATATACACGGAAAGTTTTGAGACTTCCAGActgctttttgttgctgttgttctctTGACCCTAACTAATGGAATTCTAGCTCTGATTCTTGAAAACTCGAGGGCTGGAACTTCTGGGGAGAAAAACCTCAGCTGGATTAGGAGGTTGTGCCCCCTGTTCCAGGGGGCCAGTGCTGCTGACCAAGGAGACTCGAAAGACACCTGGACTTCAGGTGTCCCAGGATGTTTGACTGCTAAAAATCCGTAACTCTGTGagctttctttcttaaaataggtAGCTCTggccatacatttttattttactttattttattttttagatggagtcttgctctgtcgcctaggctggagtgcagtggtacgatctcggctcactgcaagctccgcctcccgggttcaagcaattctcctgcctcagcctcctgagttgctgggactacaggtgcccgccaccatgcccagctaattttttgtatttttagtagagacagggtttcaccgtgttagccaggctggtgtcaatctcctgacctcgtgatcctcccacctcggcctcccaaagtgctgggattacaggcttgagccaccatgcccaggccctGGCCATACATTTTAAATTGACATAACTGCTTTCTGAAATGCATAGGGACCCATGAGTTTTCTTTGCCAAGGCAGGAAAAAATCATGGGTACTTTCTTCTCCCTCATTCacggaagaaaaaaaaaaacccgtgaGTCTGGATCAAAGGGTTTGAGAGTTCCCTCtcattttggctgggcgtggtggctcactcctgtaatcctagcactttgcgaggccgaggcgggtggatcacttgaggtcaggagttcgagactagcctggccaatatggcaaaaccccgtctctactaaaaatacaaaaaaattagccgggcttggtggcgggcccctgtaatcccagctactcgggaggctgaggcaggagaatcgcttgaacccggaaggtggaggttgcagtgagccaagatcgcaccattgcactccagcctgggcaacaagagcaaaactccgcctcaaaaaaagaaaaaagaaaaagacagttcACCCTTATTTGAATGAATATGCTCATATTCCCCtccattacagatgaggaaactgaggctcaggtagGTTAACTCACTATATCAGATCACAGGAGTTGACATGTGGCTTTGACCCAGGATTTGGACTCAGCCCTCCTGACTTGCTGTTAACCACTGGGCTGTGCATGACATCActtaagcacacacacaaaaaatagaaaactactaatatgcagaaaaagagaaacggagcaatttgcccaaggtcacacagccggtAAATGGCAAGCCAGGGGGATTTGAACACTTTCTTTTGGCACCCTAACCCTTCACCTGTCCTGCTGCCAagcctcctccccagcccaccTGGCTGACCCCACCCCCAGGCTCACCTGCGCTCTTGCCCGAAGAGGCGCTCCACCTCTGCGCGGCCAGGGCTGCGGGTGCGGCCCCCGCTGCTGCACTGCGCCTGGGGCCCTGGCTCTCTCTGGGCCAGCCTCCTGGGTGGGGGCAGGTCGGCCAGCACAGTGTACTCCTCCCGCTCCAAGTTGTGCCTGGTCTCCCCGGGAGGCGCTGAGCCCCGGGAGCCCCCGGAGCTGCCCAGCGAAGGTGAGGGTGCTAGGAACGCTAGGTCACTGGGTGGGTggcggggtggggaggaggcTCGGGGTGCATCCCGGTGCCCGATGCACACTTGGGGGATCAGCACTGGGGAGCCATGCAGAGAGTCAGTGGAGGGGGCCAGGCTCTCCATACTAGTTCCAGGGGGGTCCTGGAAGAAGAGGGATGGCTCAGGAGCCTGGCGTGGTGGGGATGAGAAGGAGGGTGCATCCCGGTGCCCAATGCACACAGGGGTGGGGATGTGGGGGCACTCGTGCATTGAGTCCATGGAAGGGACAAGGCTCTCTGTGCTGGCCCTGGGGAGGTCCTGGAATAAGAGGGAAGGCTCTGGGACCTGGCGTGGTGGGGAGGAGGCCCGGGGTGCATCTCGGTACCCAATACACACAGGTGCAGGGAGCTGAAGGGGTTCGTGTTGGGGGGACTGACACTGATGCTCGGCGTCTGAGGTGtctgggaggaagggaaaggggtCAAATTGGGTGTGGCGGGGGGGCGAGGACGCCCGGGGGGCATCTCGGTGTCCAATGCACACAGCAGGTGGTATATAGGGAGGCTCGTGGTGGGGCAATTCACTCTCAGGGGCGCGGGGCTctgggaagaaggggaaggggtcGTGCTGCAAATAGCGAGGGGGCGAAGAGGCTCGAGGGGCATCCCGGTGCCCAATGCACACAGCACATGGGGGCTGGGAGGGCTCAGGAGAGGTCAGGGGAGCCCCATAGGCAGCGGGGTACACAGGTGAGGAAGTCCGGGAGGTGCTCTGGTGGCCTGGGTTATGGGAGGAAGAGGTGGCCCGGGATGGCAAGTTGTACTGGGTAGGGCCAAAGGAGGACTGGGGTGGGTCATGCTGGGCTGGCCTGCTGGGAGAGGATGTCTGAGGCCTGTCACCTTGGGTTGGCCGGAGGGCGATGGATGCCCAGGGAACCTCACTTTGCTTGGAGCGAGATGGGGAAGAGGTTCGGGGACCATCACTGTGAGTTGGCCGGAGGGGAAACGAGGCCCAGGGGATGTCTTTGTTAGTACGATGGGGAGATGAATTCCTGGGATTGTTCCATTGAGTGGAGCGGTGGGGAGATGATGGTCTCAGATTCTCCTTTTGGGTGCAGCATTGAGATGAGGAGGTTCCAGGGTTGTCTCGTTGAAAGGAAAAGGACTGTGTGCGGTCCCGCTGTGTGCAAGTGGGTCTGAGGTTATCCCGTTTGGTACAAGAGGTTTTAGGGTTGTCTTGTTGGGTGGAAGATGATCTGGGGATGTTCTGTTGAATACAAGTTCTGGGGTTGTCCTGTTGGGTGGCTCTGATGGGAGAGGAGGCTCTGGGAATGTCCCGCTGGGCACAGGATGTTCTGGGGCTGTCTCGCTGGATGGTTCTGTTGGGAGAGGAGGCCCTGGGATTGTCTCGTCGGGCACAGGATGTTCTGGGGTTCTCTTGTTGGATGGTTCTGTTGGGAGAGGAGGCTCTGGGAATGTCCCGCTGGGCACAGGATGTTCTGGGGCTGTCTCGTTGAGTGGTTCTGTTGGGAGAGGAGGCCCCGGGATTGTCCCGTCGGGCACAGGATGTTCTGGGGCTGTCTCGTTGGATGGTTCTGTTGGGAGAGGAGGCCCCGGGATTGTCCCGCTGGGCACAGGATATTCTGGGGTTGTCCTGTTGAGTAGCTCTGATGGGAGAGGAGGCCCTGGGATTGTCTCGTCGGGCACAGGATGTTCTGGGGTTCTCTTGTTGGATGGTTCTGTTGGGAGAGGAGGCTCTGGGAATGTCCCGCTGGGCACAGGATGTTCTGGGGCTGTCTCGCTGGATGGTTCTGTTGGGAGAGGAGGCCCCAGGATTGTCCCGTCGGGCACAGGATGTTCTGGGGCTGTCTCGTTGGATGGTTCTGTTGGGAGAGGAGGCCCCGGGATTGTCCCGCTGGGCACAGGATATTCTGGGGTTGTCCTGTTGAGTAGCTCTGATGGGAGAGGAGGCCCTGGGATTGTCTCGTCGGGCACAGGATGTTCTGGGGTTCTCTTGTTGGATGGTTCTGTTGGGAGAGGAGGCTCTGGGAATGTCCCGCTGGGCACAGGATGTTCTGGGGCTGTCTCTTTGGATGGTTCTGTTGGGAGAGGAGGCCCCGGGATTGTCCCGCTGGGCACAGGATATTCTGGGGTTGTCCTGTTGAGTAGCTCTGATGGGAGAGGAGGCCCCGGGATTGTCCCGCTGGGCACAGGATGTTCTGGAATTCTCTCGTTGAGTGGTTCTGTTGGGAGAGGAGGCTTTGGGATCATCCTGCTGGACACAGGGTATCCTGGGGTTTTCCCGCTGGGGAGTACAAGTAGGAAAAGAAGTTTGGAGGTTGTCCTGCTGAGTAGAAGAGGTTCTGGGGTTATCCTGTTGGGTGCTTCGTGAGGGAGAGGAAGCTCTGGGGGTGTTCCACTGTGTAGATGAGGCCCTGGGGGTGTCCTGTTGGGTGGATGAGGCCCTGGAGGTGTCCCTTTGGGTGATTCGGTGGGGAGAGGAGGCTCTGGGGGTTTCACATGTAGAGGCAGCCTGAGCAGTGTCCCTTTGGGCAGGGGAAGCCTGAAACGTGGTGCTTCGAGGTCCGCTGTGTGGTGTCATGGAGGAAGCCTGGGTCAGTGTCGACCGACGCCGCTCCAGGGAGAACCCACTTTCTCCCCGGAGCCTTGCCCAGCGCTGTCCTGCGCTCTGGCCCCCACCGCCGGTGtctggagagagaagagagggg is part of the Symphalangus syndactylus isolate Jambi chromosome 18, NHGRI_mSymSyn1-v2.1_pri, whole genome shotgun sequence genome and harbors:
- the TRIOBP gene encoding TRIO and F-actin-binding protein isoform X9; this encodes MTRVNTLRPTCLPRTTIKTASTLRRPTEQDTRSSGALQVLRCPTVTCLDAHLPLRTHSAPQPPAASLWWTRASGQGPRDTGGGGQSAGQRWARLRGESGFSLERRRSTLTQASSMTPHSGPRSTTFQASPAQRDTAQAASTCETPRASSPHRITQRDTSRASSTQQDTPRASSTQWNTPRASSPSRSTQQDNPRTSSTQQDNLQTSFPTCTPQRENPRIPCVQQDDPKASSPNRTTQRENSRTSCAQRDNPGASSPIRATQQDNPRISCAQRDNPGASSPNRTIQRDSPRTSCAQRDIPRASSPNRTIQQENPRTSCARRDNPRASSPIRATQQDNPRISCAQRDNPGASSPNRTIQRDSPRTSCARRDNPGASSPNRTIQRDSPRTSCAQRDIPRASSPNRTIQQENPRTSCARRDNPRASSPIRATQQDNPRISCAQRDNPGASSPNRTIQRDSPRTSCARRDNPGASSPNRTTQRDSPRTSCAQRDIPRASSPNRTIQQENPRTSCARRDNPRASSPNRTIQRDSPRTSCAQRDIPRASSPIRATQQDNPRTCIQQNIPRSSSTQQDNPKTSCTKRDNLRPTCTQRDRTQSFSFQRDNPGTSSSQCCTQKENLRPSSPHRSTQWNNPRNSSPHRTNKDIPWASFPLRPTHSDGPRTSSPSRSKQSEVPWASIALRPTQGDRPQTSSPSRPAQHDPPQSSFGPTQYNLPSRATSSSHNPGHQSTSRTSSPVYPAAYGAPLTSPEPSQPPCAVCIGHRDAPRASSPPRYLQHDPFPFFPEPRAPESELPHHEPPYIPPAVCIGHRDAPRASSPPRHTQFDPFPFLPDTSDAEHQCQSPQHEPLQLPAPVCIGYRDAPRASSPPRQVPEPSLLFQDLPRASTESLVPSMDSMHECPHIPTPVCIGHRDAPSFSSPPRQAPEPSLFFQDPPGTSMESLAPSTDSLHGSPVLIPQVCIGHRDAPRASSPPRHPPSDLAFLAPSPSLGSSGGSRGSAPPGETRHNLEREEYTVLADLPPPRRLAQREPGPQAQCSSGGRTRSPGRAEVERLFGQERRKSEAAGAFQAQDEGRSQQPSQGQSQLLRRQSSPAPSRQVTKLPAKQAELTRRSQAEPPHPRSPEKRPEGDRRLQGSPPPPSTSARTPERELWTQRPLESGQAGPKQPLGAWQSQEEPPGSQGLHRHLERSQEGGLGPGGWWGCGEPSLGAAKAPEGTSGGTPREYRESWGQPEAWEEKPTHELPRELGKRSPLTSPPENWGGPAESSQSWHPGTPTAVGWGAEGACPYPHGSERRPELDWRDLLGLLRVPGEGAWARLPSLDWEGLLELLQARLPRKDPAGHRDDPARALGPELGPPGTKDVPEQGLHSQPEGWAEATPFNGHSPTLQSQSPVQLPRPACTSTQWPKIKVTRGPATATLAGLEQMGPLGSRSAAEGPSLPELQFQPEEPEESEPSRGQDPLTDQKQADSADKRPAEGKAGSPLKGRLVTSWRMPGDRPTLFNPFLLSLGVLRWRRPDLLNFKKGWMSILDEPGEPPSPSLTTTSTSQWKKHWFVLTDSSLKYYRDSTAEEWALLLQADELDGEIDLRSCTDVTEYAVQRNYGFQIHTKDAVYTLSAMTSGIRRNWIEALRKTVRPTSAPDVTKLSDSNKENALHSYSTQKGPLKAGEQRAGSEVISRGGPRKADGQRQALDYVELSPLTQASPQRARTPARTPDRLAKQEELERDLAQRSEERRKWFEATDSRTPEVPAGEGPRRGLGAPLTEDQQNRLSEEIEKKWQELEKLPLRENKRVPLTALLNQSRGERRGPPSDGHEALEKEVQALRAQLEAWRLQGEAPQSAPRSQEDGHIPPGYISQEACERSLAEMESSHQQVMEELQRHHERELQRLQQEKEWLLAEETAATASAIEAMKKAYQEELSRELSKTRSLQQGPDGLRKQHQSDVEALKRELQVLSEQYSQKCLEIGTLTRQAEEREHTLRRCQQEGQELLRHNQELHGRLSEEIDQLRGFIASQSMGNGCRRSNERSSCELEVLLRVKENELQYLKKEVQCLRDELQMMQKDKRFTSGKYQDVYVELSHIKTRSEREIEQLKEHLRLAMAALQEKESMRNSLAE